The window CGGGGCGATCCTCGTGCCGGGAATGATCATGACCGTCATCGTGCTGATGCCGATTACCGCCCGACTGCGATACGGCCACCAATTCAATATCGCCTTCCTGTGGGTGGTTGTTGGCATCGCGGGGGCGCTCACTTCTCTGGCAGTGCATGACGACTGGTTCGCCATGACCTCGGCCGGGCAGGATTTTCGTCTTGCAGTGCGGAATGCTCACCGCGATGCACAACGGGTCTCGGAACTCGCGCTTTCGCCGACGGGCATCCCGCCGCAAGGGGCAGCCAATCTCCTGCGGACTGATCCCCTCACGCAGGGGCCGAAGCTGTTTCAGACGTATTGCATCAGTTGCCATCAACCGGCGGACGGACAGCACATCTTCAAAGAGCCGCCTGTCGCGCCGGAACTGGTCGATCCACATCGTCGTACGGAAATCGTCTTCGCCTCACGCGACTGGATTCGCAACGTGCTGACGAAGTTCGAATCGCATTTTGCGTCATTGAAGAATACTCAGGGAGAACGCGCCGAGGCGGCTGAGGCGATTTTGACAGGGACGATGAAAGACTGGTCAGATAAGAACGGTCCCACGCTGCTGGAACCGGAAAATGCCGCCGACTTCTCCGCTTTGGTGGAGTTTCTGTATGCACAGTCGGCCCGGCCGGATGCCTTGCCCCCGAACGACTTGAAGGTGAAGCGGGGACAAGAAATCTTTGCGACCGGCAAACTCGCTTCGGGAACAATCGACGCCTGTACCGAATGCCATGCCATGCGGCCGTTGACCATCGCCAACGGCGCGCTGGCCCAAGCTCAAGAAGCCCTGTCAGAAGATTTGTTTCCCGATCTGACAGGCTACGGCGGAACCATTTGGACCGCCGCCCTGATTTCCGACCCGCAGAAAGTCTATGCCGGCGATTCGGGCAACAATGCGATGCCGGCTTTCAGCGGACAATTGACTGCCGAGGAGATCCAGCTGCTGGCTCGCTGGCTCTCGCAGGATTACTATCGTGATGCGAGCGCCGCAGCACATTGAGTTCCCAAACCGTGGTTGAAAAGGTTGGGGTGAACGATGACGGACATTGAGCTGGTGGATGTTTACACCTCATTGCAGTTGGGGGATGCCTATCTGGTGGCGCAGGCGCTGGAGGCGGAAGGGATTCGTGCTCAGGTCGTGAATGCGGCGCTGCAGTCCGCTGTCGGAGAACTGCCGTTTATGGCGGTCTCGCCCCGCGTGCAGGTGCGATCTTTCGATTACGAACGTGCCCGCGAACTGGTCGTCAATCATTTTGAAGAGCCAGATCAAGCAGCGGCAATGCAAACCGAATGGACTTGTCCGCGCTGCCATGAA is drawn from Planctomicrobium piriforme and contains these coding sequences:
- a CDS encoding cytochrome b N-terminal domain-containing protein — translated: MQRALSWLDHRTGYRSLVKGAFFEPIPGGARWRYCWGTTLAFTFMLQMLTGICLWMSYSPSAVTAWESVFYIQHTMVLGWVVRGMHHFAAQAMMILLVIHLMQVVIDGAYRAPREINFWLGLVLMQIVMFMGLTGYLLPWDQKGYSATQVATGIMGSAPIAGPYVQQLVQGGTQHGHQILTRFFAMHAGILPACLIAVLSLHIYVFRRHGIHAVKTEGRPDGMYWPDQCLRDGVACLAVLAAVLTITFMHHGAELSAPADPGEAYAAARPEWYYLFLFKFLSFPWVAKMGAITGLGEAFGAILVPGMIMTVIVLMPITARLRYGHQFNIAFLWVVVGIAGALTSLAVHDDWFAMTSAGQDFRLAVRNAHRDAQRVSELALSPTGIPPQGAANLLRTDPLTQGPKLFQTYCISCHQPADGQHIFKEPPVAPELVDPHRRTEIVFASRDWIRNVLTKFESHFASLKNTQGERAEAAEAILTGTMKDWSDKNGPTLLEPENAADFSALVEFLYAQSARPDALPPNDLKVKRGQEIFATGKLASGTIDACTECHAMRPLTIANGALAQAQEALSEDLFPDLTGYGGTIWTAALISDPQKVYAGDSGNNAMPAFSGQLTAEEIQLLARWLSQDYYRDASAAAH
- a CDS encoding putative signal transducing protein, producing the protein MTDIELVDVYTSLQLGDAYLVAQALEAEGIRAQVVNAALQSAVGELPFMAVSPRVQVRSFDYERARELVVNHFEEPDQAAAMQTEWTCPRCHEVNGPAFDECWKCQCSRDGLSGESAATEVE